ACCGCCTCCGCCGTTGCGGAGCCGGCGGAGGAAGAAGCGGCGGTCTGGAAGGGAAGCTTGCCTCCGCCGAACACCGCCGCGGCCAGCAGGAGGAGGCAGGCGGCAAGGGCCGCCATGCGGAAGGCCCGGGGCTTTTTTTCATAGGAGGCGGCCTCGGCGATGTGGGCGGAGCTCAAAAAGCCCATGGCCTCCGCCAAATCAGTTCGATCCATCGTATACCCCCTGCTCCGTCAGATGATGCCGCAGCTTTTCCCGAATGCGGGAAAGCCGGACGGACACATTGTTTTTCGAGATGTGAAAGGCCATGGACAGCTCCTCCACAGAGTCGCCGAACCAGTACCGGCGCACAAAGAGCACCCGGCTCTCCCGGTCGATCGTATCCAAAAAGCGGTCGATCTCCCGGCCCAACTCCCTTGCCGCCCAGAGCCTCTCCGTGGAACAGGCTCCCAGAGTCTCCGCCAGCTCCTCCATGGAGCGGTCAAAGGAACTGTCCCGCTTGCGGGCCGAATTGTCCCTCCGCCTTTTCAGCGACAGATTCCGGCACACAGCGCACACATAGGCGCAGAGCGGGTCGGGCCTCTTGGGCGGGATGGCGTTCCAGAGGGCCAGATACGTGTCATTGACACACTCCTGGGCGTCCTCCCC
This window of the Dysosmobacter acutus genome carries:
- a CDS encoding RNA polymerase sigma factor, with protein sequence MEDTQIIALLFERSERAVEELAAKYGALLRRIASNLLPSGEDAQECVNDTYLALWNAIPPKRPDPLCAYVCAVCRNLSLKRRRDNSARKRDSSFDRSMEELAETLGACSTERLWAARELGREIDRFLDTIDRESRVLFVRRYWFGDSVEELSMAFHISKNNVSVRLSRIREKLRHHLTEQGVYDGSN